ATGGATGCTGGATATACGATTTTATACTCCCCTATTTGGTGTTGGATGCCATGGTGAACAGATATTCGCGTAAGCTCGCCGAATATCTTGGGAGCCGACCTAAGAGGCAGTTTACGATGCTTGACTGTCATGATGGCATACCGGTCAAACCCGACATGGACGGTCTTGTTAAAACCGACGATGCCAGAAAGCTGGTAGAACATTGCATGAAGATGGGGGCCAATCTCAGCCTTATATTTTCAGATAAGCACAAGGACCCCGACGGATTTGATGTCCATCAAATAAGATGCACCTATTACTCGGCGCTTGGCTGCGACGATGATGCATACATAGCGGCAAGGGCCATTCAGCTTTTTACACCCGGGATTCCCCAGATCTACTACGTTGGTCTTCTGGCGGGAGAGAATGACTACGAGGGGGTCGAGGCTTCAAAGGAAGGAAGGGAAATCAACAGGCACAACTTTACTATCGATGAGATATCGCAGTGCATGGGCAAACCCGTCGTTCAGAGACTGATCAAACTGATCAGGTTCAGAAATGAACATCCAGCCTTTGAAGGTAAATTTTCCGTCTTCTCTCCTTCGGAAAAGGAAATAAAACTTTCATGGAATAATGGGGGCGATTTTTGCTCGGTGCTTGTCAATATGTCCGACTATAGTTCGCAGGTGGAGTGTTCATCAGTGGGTTCGATCAAGAAAAGTTTCAAGGCATAAAAAATCGGGGATATGTGTTGGATATATCCCCGAATCTATCTAGGTCTGTTGCCCACCGTTATTTTATCTTCTTGATGTGAGGCGATCGCTTATTCCAAGTCATCGCGAATAGTATGGAGCCAAGAAATGCCGCCCCGGCAAAGAAATATATGCCTCCGGCCCATCCGTACTTGTCAACGAGAAGCCCGGTTCCAAGTCCTGAAATAGCGGCTCCGATATATCCGAAAGCGCCGGTAACTCCGGCCGCCGTAGAGGCGGCTTGTTTACAAGCGAAGTCCGTAGCTGCAACCGGGACGAGAAGCTGTGGACCATAGACGAGAATGCCGGCTGCTATCAGAAGAGCTGTATCGATCATCGGTCTGCCCGGAGGGAGTATCCAGAGCAACGATACGACGACTCCGAGGAGAATCATCGAGATCGTTGCGAGGGGCCCTCGCCTTCCTCTGAAAATTTTGTCAGAGACCCATCCAGCCCCGATTGCGCCGAGCATCCCTGCCAGCTCGAATGCCGCTGTTTTGAATCCGGCGCCAACTAGGCCCGACCCTCTCGCTTCGGTGAGGAATGTGGGAGCCCAGTCCATTATGCCAACCCGGACCACGTAGACGAATATGTTGGCGGTGGCGACGATCCATAGAAGTCTGTTTCGGAATATGTGGTCCTTCATTATCACCATGAAGGGTTTTGTGTCTCCGGCATCTGGGTCCGCTTCGGTGGTTTCCCCGCGGTGTTTTTCTATCGGAGGAAGGCCGACGGATTGCGGGGTGTCACGAAGCCGGTTGATCAGCCAGAAAGATGTTAAAATCGCTATCGCTGCCGGAATGTAGAAGGAGAATCTCCATCCATAACGGGGTATGAGCCATCCGGCGAAGACCATTATTCCGGCTCCGCCTATCTGATGCGCCGTGCTCTGTATCCCCCATATGGTTCCGAGTTCAGTAGGGCTGAACCATCTTGTGAGAAGTCTTACGCTGGCGGGCATGCCGAGAGACTGCACCCAAGCGTTTAACAGCCAGAAAAATCCAAAGGCCATTATTCCGCTGCTCATTCCAAAAAAGAAATTGATTACGCCGGAAAGCAGAAGTCCGAATGCCATCAGATATCTGGCGTTGGTGTAGTCGCCAAGGACGCCGTTTACGAATTTACCGATTCCGTAAAGTATCGCAAAGAGAGTCAGTATAGCTCCAAAATCGGTCTTTGTGTAACCGAGTTCCTGAAGCATGACAGGCATGGCCATCGAGAAATTTTTTCTCACAAAATAGTAGATGGCGTAACCGACGACCATACCGTATAGGTTGCGAGTTCTAAAATGCTTGTAGAGCCTCTTTCTTTCCTCCGGATCCTCTATTTGAGGGATATAGGGGGCTGGCTTTATGAGGGAGATTAAGCTTGCCATCTAGGGCCTCCGTTTGGAATGTAAGCGCGCGTTTTTTATCCAAAAATAAAGATTCGGAATACTATCCTTCGAACTTCGGAAAGCAAGCAATTATTTTCCGCATCTGCTTAGTTGCAGGCTCTAATTTCCGACCTTGTAGTCTCCTCCATTTGCTCGGCCACTGCACTCTTGGTGCGGTTGCAGCGGTATATGGGTGTAAAACGCCGATTTTGCGGCCTTTACTGTTGCCTAAGAGGACGAAAAGGAAAAAGGTAGCAACTTTTCCCTGCCATGGTCGAAAAAGCTGGCGGAAATAGGTTTTAGGCCAATATTTAACTAACGCCGAGGATTTGATGCGCGCTTCTGCACCGTTTTTTTCGTCGATCTTTCCGATGGCAAGCAGTTTTTCTGCCAATACCTATGCCTCCCCCGTATCTTCACCATTTCTTGCTTATGATCTTTTGAATGATCCGGCGATCAATGCTGCGCGCCCCTCCTTTTTGACCTCTCCGATAGCAAGGGCGAATGTCGTTTCATCTATACATGGTGAAATAGATACTCTGAATCTTTATCTGTCGGAAGCCTACAAGGCTCATTCCTCTCTTGATCCGGAGGCGGCGCGAAGCTGTTTCAAAAAGGCCAGTGCTATTTTGGAATCCCGATTTGAGCCCTCCGCAGGTTATGAGGTTCGCATACTGGATGTAATAGATGACGGCAGGAGACTTCATCGTGAGGCCGTCTTCGGAGCGGCGGCCTATGTTACTCCCAATGATGCCGTGGAAACCCTCAAGTCGTTAAATGGCATCATAGCTGATTTAAGCAAGGAATCTTCGGATGCCTCTGGCGTTGACCTGGTCAGGGCTAATTTGCTCAAGGCTTTTGCTTTGATGAAACACACATCTGCCTTCACTATCCAAAGGTCCGAACGCTACGAATCGGTGGAGAGATTGATCGGCGAGGTTCTAGAAAATCCCGCTTCTCAAGAAGATGACAATATCGTTTTTTCAGCCAGAGCCCTTTTATTGGAGTCCTTGGCAAGGCAGACTGAGAGAGCTCATCACAGGAGAGATTTCAAGGCGAGAAAAGTTCTGCTCGGGAAAATGATGGCCGCGGCCGACGATCTTGCGAAGATGGGGGTCGAGCTCTCTTCCGGCCATGTCGATATAGCCGCTAGGTACGAGGAGCGCATCATCTCTCTGCTCATCGGTATGAAGACTTGGGCGCTGGGGTTGGACAGAGCTAGGCGTTTTACCGAAAATGGAATCTACGCCACAACGGATTCCTCGCGTTCCGTGCTCTCCATGCCGGAGCTTTCGCCATATATTGAGGACGGAAGAATTCTCAGCAGGGAGGAGTTGAAAGCCAGGTCCCCTTTTCTCAAGGGGCTCATCGCCAGGATAAAAGCGGCTCTTGCCAATGCGCATTCCGAGAGCCTTTCACAGAGTGTAATGATTGGAGGAGTTGCGGCTGCCGCTACGATGGCGGCGGATTTTATGTTTGATGGAAGGATAGAGTCGGCTGTCGTCCCCGCAATGATTGCCGGGGGAGCCTCCCTTTTCAATAAGTTGAGAAATGGGTGGAACACCGATGAGGCGCTCTCCGCCGCTTCGATAGGGCTTTATGAGAGAAGCATGAAAGAGTCCATCAGCGATGTCGCCGGTCTTGCCTTGAAAGGCGGCCTCGAAATAGGCGCGTGGCTTGCCCCGACCTCCCTCGCTCAAATTTTGCCCGAGGCCTCATTGCTCACCACGACTATACTGGGCAGGGCATTTCAGATGTACGGCAGTTTCTTTTCCGGCGCTGCAAGGGGAGCCATGGCGCTATATGATCCTGCGACATATTCGAACATCGCGGGCAGTTTTGATTCATCCCTTTCAATCGGAGATGCCGTCTCTTTCCTACTGAAGGCTTATGAAGCGGGGGCTGCCACCCAGTACCTCGGATATCTTTTATTTCCCAAACGAAGGCGCTTTTTGGCCAAGACGGCAAAATTTTTCATCCCAGGGGCTGTTATCTTGGGAGCTGATCTCGGTATGGCGATATCAGGCAATGACGATTTCTGGGACAGGTTCATAAGGGGTTCGATATCCATTGCTGAAGGGACATCGATGCTTATGGCCGCTGGCGTCATAGCCCTCGCGAGGACTAAATCCTTTAAAGATTCCATTTCGTCCATGGTCAGCGGGCTAAAAAGGGCGGATCACAATGCGCTGGTTGCAATAGCTCTCACCGTCGGGGTTTCATCCGCGATGGGCGGTGTTATGACAAAGGGGTTGCCCAAACCCGACAATATGGCCCTCATCGCCATCAAGGGAGCTGCCGTCACGCTGGGACTCTTGCCGATCACGATACTTATCAGCGGAGTAATGAAAAGGAATGTGGAGCTTTTCGACAACATAAAAGAGGGATGGGATGATTCGAAGGGGACCGGATTTTTCAATCGCCTTGTCCAGTCGGCGATCGGCGGAGTGAATTCATTCTGGACTCCGTATGTATTCAATCGGGTCGGGAGATCCCCGACTCTGGACGTTCCGAGCGCCGCTCTCAGGACCTATATAGGTTGGGATACAAATGTAGGATACTCTTCATTTGTTGGGGTAAATTTTGTCTTTACGAATCCGGCCGCAACGATGGTTTTTCCCGAGACCGGCGGTGTCGAATGGGAGAGGGCGGCATTCGTAGAGATGTTGGAGCATGGACGTCATGACGAAGTGATAGACCATTGGATAAAGGCCTCACAGCGAATGCCGCTCAGCCATTTTTTCAGGCCGCATAATCTTTCAGATAAATTTTTCCCGCTGACGGCCGTAAGAAGAATAGTGAGACCTCCGATTTTTCCGTTGATGCCGCAGGCCCATTATTTTGGGGCGCTTGAGCAGCTGCTGGAGGGCGGTTATCTCAACTCGCTTGGAAAGTCAGAAATGAAGACGATGTTTGAAGCGATATTGCAGTTCGCCGACGCAGCTTTTGCACCGGCGTCCGATATCGACGAAGAAGCGAAAAAAGCGATGCACCAGGATGTTTTGAGGCCGCTTATCCAGACCCTGTACATGGCGAGGCAGAACGAGGCAAATGGCGAAGCTATTTCGGAATTCTTTGCCGAGAATTCATGGCTCATGGACATGCTTGCGATAGATGGCAACTCCACTCCTGCTCCTGGAGGAAGGTATAGAAGGCAGCGCAGGTCTTTTGTAAGAAAAGTAGTGAAGATGAACGGTGCGCGATACGATGAGCATGTCAGGGAGCACTCTGCCAGAAAGAGGGCTCCCCTCCTTGGCCCCGACGCTTTCAGCCTCTAGAATAAGGTTCGACTATGTAGTTTACTCCTTCATGCTCAATAGCTGCACGACTCTCTGCGGGTTTTGTCTTTGACTCCGAGCTTATCCTGTGGAGCAGAAAGCCTCCTGAAATTACGGCTATGACGCCAAGCGCCGTTGCGAGTTCATACTTCGCCAGAAGAAAGCCGCCTATGGCGAAATTGAAAGTGGCGAAGAACAAGATGCCAACGAGAGTATTGACTATCGCTCTTGCTGCAAACCCGCCGGATTTTATGCCGTACTTTTTGTAAATATAATTCCATCCCGGCGATCCGGGCTGAATCTTTTCAACGAATGCCACGAGAACTTTCTCATCCACGGGTTTGGTCAAGAAGGTAACAGTCAGCCATACTACTGCCGAAAGAACGACGTTTATTATTATCTTGTAGCCGAATCCCATATCTGGGTGGAAGATCGAAATGTATATAGCGATTATTCCGGATGAGATCATGCCTGAAAATTCAGACCAGGCGTTGATGCGCCACCAGAACCAGCGTAGCACCCAGGTGACTCCTGCGCCGCTGGCAAAGGATATTATGAACTTCCATGAATCGCCGACCGATTTCATGTTGAGCGAAATCAGAATAGCTATGCCGAGGCTGAGTACAGTAGCGACTCTAGACATTCCGACGTAATGTTTTTCCGAGGCGTTTTTCACGAGAAAGCGGCGGTAGATGTCGTTGATCATATACGATCCGCCGAGGTTGATGTGGGTGGATATCGTTGACATGAATGCCGCGATCAGGGAGACAAGCATGATCCCCAGGATGCCGTGCGGCAGCCATTTCGCCATCATCCAGACGTAGGTCATTTCCGGGTCGGCTATGTCACGGCCGTAAATTGTCAGGGCGCAGAGCGCTACTATGATCCATGGCCAGGTTTGAATCGCATAATTCATCACCGTGAAAAAGAACGTGGCGAGCGTAGCGTGCTTTTCATTTTTTGCAGCGGACATGCGCTGGATATGTTTTCCTCCGCCGTCGGAATATTTCTGCGACCACCACTGTACGAGGATATAGACGAGAAAGGCGCTCATCGGAACGCCCTTGAATATCTGGGAGGTCGAATCCCAGCTCGGCACGAAGGAGAGTGCTCCGCTGTTTTCGCCGAACATGCTGTTGATCGTGGCAACGAGCTGTTCGGTTCCGCCGGCCCCCTTGAGCGAATAGTACATAAGGGCGAATGATCCTAAGAGACAAAAACCGTACTGGATGAAATCGGTGAGGATCACTCCGTATAGTCCCGAGGCTAGGGAATATACAGTCACAGCTACCGCAGACCCTACGACTATCCAGAACGGATCTATATTGGTGAAACCTCTGAGGACCTTGAATACCGCCAAGAATACCCATCCCATCACGAAGCAGTTGACGAGAATCCCGAAATAGCATCCCTTGAATACCCGCAGCGCTGCTGCCGGTTTTCCGCTATATCTTCTTTCCACGATCTCCGCGTCGGTCATCACCTGTGCCTTCCTCCACATCTTGGCGAAGAAAAATGTGGCAACCATTCCGGATATCGCCGATGACCAGAAAAACCATACTCCTCCGACGCCTTCTGTGAATACGTATTTTGTGATAGCGAGAGGGGTATCTATTGAAAAATTTGTTGCAGCCATCGATGCGCCGATAAGCCACCACGGCATGCTTCTACCGGTGAGGAAGAATTGATCCACATCCTTCGATGCGCGCTTTGTATAGTAAAACCCGAGCACTATACATACGACGGTGTAAATCGCCATAATCCAGTAGTCGATTGCTGCTAGAACTCTCATTTTGCCTCCGTGGATTTATTCAATAGATTTATTTCAGCGCCGCAGCTGCCCTGGCTATCTTTGCGAGCCTCGCATTTACTAGGCGTAGCTGGCTTATCAGTTCGAGATGTATCGTGCTCGTCTCATGGCTTTCAGCGCGCATCTCGTTCAACCTCATCAGATGTGAATGTCTGAGATCGCGTTCTATGTCGTCCATGTAACGTTCGTGGCGCTGTATCTTCCTGAAGATATCCTCGTCGGGGTGAACCATCATTGCCATCGTCAGATCGAAATTTTCACTTATCAGAGAAAACAGCTTTTCGAGTTCTGCCCATCCTTCTTCTGAAAAACGAACCATCTTTTTTCGCTTTTTGAACGACAGCGCGACTATGTCCTTTGAAACAATGTCGCCTATCGCCTCTATTTCGTCCCCGATGCTCAGAAGCGACATCTGCGTCTGCGACTGATTTTCTGTCAGGCTTTTCTGTGATATTTTGGCTATGTAAAATCTTATGGCCTTTTCGAGAACATCAATCCTGTCGTCGTCATTTTCAATGCTCTCGACGATTCCCTGGTGATCGACGTTCGTATGAAATATTTTTAGCGAGAGTTTGAACATCATCCTTGCGATCTGCGCGATGCGCATCGTTTCGCTCTTTGCCTGCGCGAAGGCCAATGCAGGGGTCTCCAGCGCCGCTTCATCGATGTACTTAGGTTTGAATCTCTTTTCTCCTATATCGCGGTAGGGGATGAGCTTTTGGATCATCCAGACGAATGGCCCTGCGAGTGGCATGAATAGTATTGCGAGAAAAGCGTTGAACGTTATGTGGGTGAGGGCGATTTTGCCGGACGCTGCGAGCGCAGGCAGGATGCTCTGATTGGTTATTACATGATCGATCCTATCTATGAGAGCGGCGAACTGGTCCAGAAACGGGAATACTATCGCTACGCCCATGAGTTTTACCATCACGTGCGCAAGGGCCACCTGCCTGCCGCGTATTCCCATTCCAAAGCACGAGAGTCCCGCAGTCACGCACGTTCCGATGTTCGCGCCCAGCACGATCGGGATGGATGTTTCGAATGTCAGGACTCCTGAATACGAGAGCGCTATCGCAAGCCCTATCGTCGCAGCCGAAGAATGTATCAACCCGCTGAATATCGTTGCGAATATTATGTTCCAGAACGGGTTTTTCGCCAGAAACTGGAATATCGTGATTGCCGCTTCGCTTTCCCTGAGAGGGGTGGCAGCTGATGTCATCAGGCCCATTCCAAAGAAGATCATTCCGAAGCCGAGGATTATCGCGCCGACGTATTTCACCATCGGAACCTTGGAAAGTTTTTCGAGTGCGATGCCGAGCGCTATTACCAGAAGCGCGTAGTGGGTTATTTTCTTAAAGGTCAGGAGGATGACCACGAAGGTCGTTCCGATATCCGCGCCGAGTATCACGCCGAATGCCTGCGTCAGGGTTATTAGCTGTGCTTCTGCGAAGCTTACGAGTATTACCGTGGTGGCGGTGGAGCTCTGCAGGACTATCGTGATCAGCGCTCCGAAAATCAGAGCGAAAAAACGATTCTTGGTCATCTTGCCGAGCAGCATTCTCAGGCGTTCGCCTGCCGCGAGCTGCAGGCCCTGCCTTGCGGAATCGAGTCCGAAGAAGAAGAAGGCGAGGCCGCCAAGCATCGAAATCCAGTCGAAAGCCCCCACGCGGATCTCCTCTGCTGAAATGGTGTCCCGGCCCGTCTATACGAAAAGAAATGGTGGTGCAAGGAAAAAGGTCTCAGGTTCGAAGAGGATATTTCAACGATAACAACTTGTTAGATTGTTGCCGAAGTTTCGCCTTGGTTACTTCTTGAAGACTGCCAGAGCGTTGGTTATGCGTGCGAGTCCGGACTGCGAATATTCGAAATTTCCGATTTTAGCAAAAATCTGCGAGGAGCTGCCACCGTCTAGCGCCATGGCGTTTTTGCAGTCGAGGCCACCCTGAAATGGAGAGAGCGTCATCCTTCTGGCGAGCTCGGTCATCGATATTCCATATCCGGAAGTGATTGCGATTACAACCATGCCGTCCTCGGATATTCCCAGCGCGGATCTGGTAGCAAGGTTTTCCTTGAGTTTCGGTATGACTCCGTTGATCGCAAGCCTCGGGCCCACCTGCAGCGCGATGGATATATTTTCAGAGATGACGAAATCGGACGGCTTGGAAATTGACGGGACTCCATCTGAGATGGAAAATATGCTCCACCAGCTCGTTTTGTGGAGCCCGTTAAGAATTTTTCCGTTTCGCACTATCAAGCCGATCGATCTATGCTCAGGGGTGAAAAATCCTCCGTTTATAGCGATAAGCGGTTTTGTTTTTCTCGCCAGATCGAACACCGTGGCCCCTTCGACTTCGTCATCAGTCATGAGGATGTCGAATCGATAGAGCTTCGGGTCGATTTTGAAGGCGTTGAAAACGACGCGCTCTTTCTCGCCGATCACGAACGAATAAGAAGCGTGCTGGATCCCTTCAGCGAGCTTGTTCCAGATGTATGCCGCCTTCGGCGTCGCCAAAGCGAAGGG
This genomic stretch from Myxococcales bacterium harbors:
- a CDS encoding MFS transporter, with amino-acid sequence MASLISLIKPAPYIPQIEDPEERKRLYKHFRTRNLYGMVVGYAIYYFVRKNFSMAMPVMLQELGYTKTDFGAILTLFAILYGIGKFVNGVLGDYTNARYLMAFGLLLSGVINFFFGMSSGIMAFGFFWLLNAWVQSLGMPASVRLLTRWFSPTELGTIWGIQSTAHQIGGAGIMVFAGWLIPRYGWRFSFYIPAAIAILTSFWLINRLRDTPQSVGLPPIEKHRGETTEADPDAGDTKPFMVIMKDHIFRNRLLWIVATANIFVYVVRVGIMDWAPTFLTEARGSGLVGAGFKTAAFELAGMLGAIGAGWVSDKIFRGRRGPLATISMILLGVVVSLLWILPPGRPMIDTALLIAAGILVYGPQLLVPVAATDFACKQAASTAAGVTGAFGYIGAAISGLGTGLLVDKYGWAGGIYFFAGAAFLGSILFAMTWNKRSPHIKKIK
- a CDS encoding Na+:solute symporter — its product is MRVLAAIDYWIMAIYTVVCIVLGFYYTKRASKDVDQFFLTGRSMPWWLIGASMAATNFSIDTPLAITKYVFTEGVGGVWFFWSSAISGMVATFFFAKMWRKAQVMTDAEIVERRYSGKPAAALRVFKGCYFGILVNCFVMGWVFLAVFKVLRGFTNIDPFWIVVGSAVAVTVYSLASGLYGVILTDFIQYGFCLLGSFALMYYSLKGAGGTEQLVATINSMFGENSGALSFVPSWDSTSQIFKGVPMSAFLVYILVQWWSQKYSDGGGKHIQRMSAAKNEKHATLATFFFTVMNYAIQTWPWIIVALCALTIYGRDIADPEMTYVWMMAKWLPHGILGIMLVSLIAAFMSTISTHINLGGSYMINDIYRRFLVKNASEKHYVGMSRVATVLSLGIAILISLNMKSVGDSWKFIISFASGAGVTWVLRWFWWRINAWSEFSGMISSGIIAIYISIFHPDMGFGYKIIINVVLSAVVWLTVTFLTKPVDEKVLVAFVEKIQPGSPGWNYIYKKYGIKSGGFAARAIVNTLVGILFFATFNFAIGGFLLAKYELATALGVIAVISGGFLLHRISSESKTKPAESRAAIEHEGVNYIVEPYSRG
- a CDS encoding Na/Pi cotransporter family protein, producing the protein MGAFDWISMLGGLAFFFFGLDSARQGLQLAAGERLRMLLGKMTKNRFFALIFGALITIVLQSSTATTVILVSFAEAQLITLTQAFGVILGADIGTTFVVILLTFKKITHYALLVIALGIALEKLSKVPMVKYVGAIILGFGMIFFGMGLMTSAATPLRESEAAITIFQFLAKNPFWNIIFATIFSGLIHSSAATIGLAIALSYSGVLTFETSIPIVLGANIGTCVTAGLSCFGMGIRGRQVALAHVMVKLMGVAIVFPFLDQFAALIDRIDHVITNQSILPALAASGKIALTHITFNAFLAILFMPLAGPFVWMIQKLIPYRDIGEKRFKPKYIDEAALETPALAFAQAKSETMRIAQIARMMFKLSLKIFHTNVDHQGIVESIENDDDRIDVLEKAIRFYIAKISQKSLTENQSQTQMSLLSIGDEIEAIGDIVSKDIVALSFKKRKKMVRFSEEGWAELEKLFSLISENFDLTMAMMVHPDEDIFRKIQRHERYMDDIERDLRHSHLMRLNEMRAESHETSTIHLELISQLRLVNARLAKIARAAAALK
- a CDS encoding phosphodiester glycosidase family protein, translating into MGKIKNFIKKMAWAIPFVILAMSADSPFALATPKAAYIWNKLAEGIQHASYSFVIGEKERVVFNAFKIDPKLYRFDILMTDDEVEGATVFDLARKTKPLIAINGGFFTPEHRSIGLIVRNGKILNGLHKTSWWSIFSISDGVPSISKPSDFVISENISIALQVGPRLAINGVIPKLKENLATRSALGISEDGMVVIAITSGYGISMTELARRMTLSPFQGGLDCKNAMALDGGSSSQIFAKIGNFEYSQSGLARITNALAVFKK